The Peptoanaerobacter stomatis genome includes the window CTTTACACAAATAAAAAATATTGTTATAATACACACTAATTCAAAGTGTATTACAACAATATTCTTAAAAAATTATTTTTCAAAACAAAAATATAGAAAATTTATTTGTAATAGAGTTTAGTATTATAAACGTATAAATACTAAACTCTATTTTATATTATAGAATACAAAAAAACAGACTGTTATACAAATACGATATAATAGTCTGTTTTTTATTTAATTTTTTAATCTTTTTCTTTAGTATTTAATAACTTTCTCATAGATGCCGCGCAAACAGCCATAGTTGATACATTATGAAAAAGTGCAGTAGTAGCAGGTGTTAATACCCCTGCAATTCCCAATGCTATAAGCGATGTATTAAAGCCTACTATAAAATTATAATTTGAATGTATTCTTTCAAACAAATTTTTTGATAATACTCTTAGAGTGATAAGGTCATTAAGGTCGCTTGACAACAATGTTATATCAGCAACTTCTCTTGCTATATCTGAAGAATCTTTCATTGCTATAGATACATTTGCGGCACTTAGTGCAGGTGAGTCGTTTATTCCATCGCCTACCATTACAACTTTTTTACCGCTTTCTTTTATACTTTCAATTATCTTGTATTTTTCATCAGGTAATACTTGTGAATAACAACTATCTATGCCAAGTTTCTTGCATACCGATTTTGCAACTATATCACTGTCACCTGTTATCATAATCACATTATCAAAGCCGTTTTCTTTTAATCTTCTTATAACGTCTACCGCCTCATCTCTTGGAGGGTCATCTATACAAAATATTCCTATTATTCTATCTCCAAGAGCAAGGAACAATGTGGAGTACTCTTTACATTCTGTCATCAATACTTTCAACTGATCATCCGTCAATTTTATATTTTCATCATCTTCTATAAAATGCCTGCTTCCGATTAAAGCTCTTTGTCCGTTAAGCTTTGACGATATACCGTGTGCCACTATATATTCGACTTCTGCATGAGTTTCTTCATGAATTATATTTCTGTCAGCAGCTTCTTTTACTATGGCACGAGCAACAGAATGCGGGAAGTGTTCTTCCAAACAAGCAGCTATTTTCAAAACTTCCGATTCGCTATAATCATAAAAAGGCACTATTTTCGCAAGATGAGGTGATGCATTTGTAAGTGTACCGGTTTTATCAAAAACTATGGTATTTGCATTCGCATACTCTTCCAAAAATTTACCGCCTTTTACAACTATGTTGTTCACAGATGCTTCTTTCATAGCAGATATTACCGTTATAGGTGTAGATAATTTTATTGCACAGGAGTAATCCACCATAAGAACTGCCATAGCTCTTGTAATATTTCCCGTCAAGGCATATACTCCCGCAAAAGATATAAGGCTGAACGGAACTATGCTGTCCGCCAATTTCTGTGCATTGCTTTGCACATTGGCTTTTAAATCTTGAGATCTATCTATCAAATCAATTATCTTGCTTATTCTTGTCTGATTGTCTATAGCCGTAACTTTTATATTTATATTTCCTTCTTCTATTACACTACCGGCATATACGCTAAGTCCGTCATATTTTCTTACAGCAAGAGACTCTCCCGTCATACTCGATTCATTTATCATTGCTTCGCCTGAAACAATCACACCGTCTACAGGTATCATAAGACCTGTTCTTGCAACTACCACATCTCCACATTTTACTTGCGACATAGGTTTTTTAACTTCATTTCCGTCTTCAACAACCCATACATGATCTACATTTATCTCCAAGGATTTTGCAAGTTGTAGACTTGCTGAACGCATAGTATAGTCTTCAAGTAACTGAGATACATTGAGCAAAAACATTATAGAATTGGCCGTGGCATAATCATTTGTAACTATTGACGCAGTAATTGATGTAGCATCAAGCACATCAACATTTATATCCCCGTCAAGCAAAGATTTCACACCTTTGCTTACAAATTTTAATGCTCTTAGTATTGTGACAAACCTTGAAAAAGGCGCCGGTATAAGTATAGGCATAAAAAATTTTCTTGCAATAAGTGTGGTAACTTTACTCTTAAAATTTTTATTGAGTTTTTCCAACTCTTCATCTACAGGATAAGCTAATCTTGATATTTTTTCTTTATTCAAGGACGAAAGAATTTCAAGTAATTTCGGTTTATACTTACAGTCATAATTTATAAGCACAGAGCCATTACTCGTGCTTATACGAACGTCATCGACAAAGTCGAAAGTTTTAAGATAATCCGATACACCGTAAGAAGAATACCTGTCAAACGCATATTCTCCGTATCTCACCCTCATTCTTCCGCCTTTGTCATATACTGTGGTAAATTTCATATTATTTTACCTGCTATTCTTCTTCAGTTATATTAGCTTCATCATAGCACATATCTTCTGCTTCTTCTTTTATGTTTTGCAAAGACGCTTTCAAACTTTTTTGCATTTTCATACCATTTGCCATACCTTTTACCGCTAAATTGTGAAAAGTATCGCTTTTTAATAGAGAAGACGCCAACAATCCACCCGCAAAAGCCCAAAGTCTCTTATTTTTTAGTAAAAACATCATTATAATTACCTCCCTAAGTAATTTTTCAAAAAATTAATATAACAAAATTATTAATATCGAACTAATACAGATTTTATCCAAAATTTTTAAATATAATCTGTTTTGAAAAAATATAATAAATAAATTTATTATATAAAAACAATACTTTCCAAAAAAATTATATTCATTCAATAAAAATAATTATTTATTAATGAAACCAAAATTTAGTTTTTGATAATCAATTAATAATATTATTATAATATTTTTGTTAAAAAATGTCAATATTATTTACTAATATTTTAGTGTTATTAAATAAATAGAGTCCTTTTCTTTTTATTATTAATTGATAATATATTTTTATTTTTATCTATTAATTCCATAATTAATAATATTCCTTAATTAAAAATACTTATAAAATTCTAATAAAATATGTTATAAAATATACTATATTGGTATTAATATAATATAAAAATTTTATAGGAGGTATTATATATGGATAAATATATTAAAAATTTCCCTTTTGATACTGTTGTCAATTTAGCAGGTCAAGTAGAAGTAAGAGAAGGAGAAATAGCAAGCAAGACTCTTGCTCAAAACAACAGCGTAAGCGTTACTCTATTTGCATTTGATAAAGGTGAGGAAATAAGCACGCACGAATCTGATGGAGATGCAATGGTTATAGCTCTCGAAGGCAAAGGTATGTGTATAGTTGACGGTAAAGAGCATATATTAAATGCTGGCGATTCGTTGATAATGCCTTCAAGAAAACCACATTCAGTGCATGCTGTAGAACAATTCAAAATGATGTTGGTCGTTATATTTCCTAACGAAAGATAGTAATATTTTTAGAATATAAAAAATTTTAAATGCACAATCTTATAATTATTATACCTGTTTAAAATGTAGATACATCTTACATTTGGACAGGTATTTTTTAATATATCAATATTTATATTTTATAACAATCTCAATTTAACTAATAGATACATATATATAATTTATTTTAAATATGCTTAATTTTACTTAGCTAATAAGTTTTTAAAAACAGAAATGTCTATTACTCTATTGATTTTTAGTATTATGTGCTGTTTCATTTTGATAAAAAATTAAATACCATATACCAAACTTTTTATATGCGATGATTTTTGCTTTCATTAAATTACTATTGTTTATAAAAATATAGCTTTTTAATAGTTTTTTAGTATAAATATAGGATATATTTTAGAGCCAAAATATTACTTTTGTTGTATTTTGTAAATAATTTAAATAAATTCAAAAAAGTACTTGATATTATTTATTAATTGTGATATATTTAACTCACAACTAAATAATCCATATTCTTCAGGGAAGGTGAAATTCCTTACCGGCGGTAAAGTCCGCGAACCCTTTTGGGCCGAACTTGTGAAATTCAAGTACCGACAGTACAGTCTGGATGAAAGAAGAAATATTTTTCATTACCCTTGAAGTATTTTTAGGGTTTTTTTATTGCCAAATTTATATTTCAACGGAGGATTATTATTATGGAAAACCAATCTTTATCAAGATCAAGGAAAAATCTAAAAACAGCAACAATGGTCAAAGTTTCACTGCTTGGTGCAATATCATTTGTATTTATGGCACTTGAATTTACAATACCGATTTTTCCTGCATTTCTTAAGTTTGATATCAGTGATATTCCATCACTTATTGCAGGCTTCGCATTAGGCCCTATAGCCGGTGTAATAGTTCAGTTTATAAAAAACATCATGAATGTTGCAATAATGGGAACTACAACAGGCGGTGTGGGAGAGTTGTCAAACTTCGTAATAGGCAGTTCATTTGTAGCTACAGCTGCACTTATTTACAAACACCACAAAGGTATTAAATCTGCTATAATAGCATGTATATGTGGTACTTTAGTTATGACAATACTTGGCGTATTTTCAAACTATTTTGTAATGTTGCCTTTATATTCTAAATTCATACCTATGGATAAAATAGTTCAAATGGGTTCTGTAGTAAACCCTGCAATAAAAGATACATTTACTCTTGTATTATATGGAATAGCACCATTTAATATATTTAAAGGCTTAAGCATATCTTTCCTTACAATGCTTATATATAAGAAAATATCAATTTTGTTGAAGAGATAATTTTTATTTACACTTACCCTATATAAAGAAAGGTAGTTTAAATATCTAAAAAATACCTGATACTCATATCTTTTTGATTAACGGATACATTTATATAAGAGATTTATTTTAAATATACTTAATTTTACTTAACTAAATAAATTATTAAAAATAATAATATCCATTATTCCATTAGCTTTTATACTAAAATCTTATAGAATAATGGAAAATCATAACAATTAATTTTTCTGGTAGACTATGTATATTAATTTTATATAATTATACAACTTATCCATAATTTTATTAGAAAATAGTATTAGTATATATAAAATATTATAAAAAACCGCTCAATATGGGCGGTTTAATTTTTTATACAAAAAAGACACCTAACATTTTTTTATAATATCAGATGTCTTTAAAATTTATTTTACAAATTCTTTTGCTCTATGGCAAGCCACAAAATGCTTTTCTTTTATTTCCTGCATTACAGGTTCTTCTTTTGAACATATATCTATCGCATATGCACATCTGTCTTTCAACCTGCAACAAGGTTTAGGATTAATCGGACTTGGCACATCGCCTTCCAATACTATTCTTTTTCTTGATTTTTGTACATCAGGATCTGGTATAGGTATTGCTGATAATAACGCACTTGTATATGGATGAATAGGGTTATCATAAAGCTCATTAGATTCCGCTATTTCTACCATTTTTCCAAGATACATAACACCTACTCTGTCTGATATATATCTTACCATTGACAAGTCATGTGCAATGAAAAGATAAGTAAGCCCAAGTTTATTTTGAAGCTCTTTAAGCAAGTTAACAACTTGTGCCTGTATAGATACGTCCAATGCCGATATCGGCTCATCACAAACTATAAACTTAGGGTTTAATGCAAGTGCTCTTGCTATACCCACTCTTTGTCTTTGTCCGCCTGAAAACTCGTGAGGAAATCTTGATGCGTGTTCTTCTCCAAGACCAACCAGTTTTAATAACTCCACAACTTTTTCATGTCTTTCAGTTGCATTTTTACAAATTCCGTGTACATCAAGAGGTTCAGCGACTATATCTTCTACCGGCATTCTCGGATCTAATGAGGCATATGGATCTTGAAATATCATCTGCATGCTTTTTCTTATAACTGTCATCTTATCTCTTGATAATCCACAAATATTTTCTCCGTTAAAGAATACTTCTCCTCCTGTAGGCTCATATAATCTAAGCAATGTTCTTCCACAAGTAGATTTACCACAACCGGATTCTCCAACAAGTCCGAATGTTTCCCCATCATATATATCAAAACTCACATCATCAACAGCTTTTAAAGTTCCGGCTGATACTTTAAAATATTTTTTCAGATTTTTAACGCTTATAAGTTTTTCCATATCACACCTCTTTATTTGCAAGTTTGTGATTTAGAAAACATCTACTGAAATGTTCATTACCATGGTTAGAAAAAACCGGCATATTATTTTCACACACAATCATTGCTTCATTACATCTATCAAAAAATCCACATCCCATAGGTGGTTTATACAAATCCGGAGGTGTGCCTTGTATTGAATAAAGAGGTTCATCTTTTTTCATATCCGGTCTTGGCACTGATGCCAACAGATTTTTTGTATATGGATGTTTAGGATTATAAAATATATCATTAGTTTTGCCTTGCTCCACTATCTGTCCTGCGTACATAACGACAACATCATCCGCTTTGTCTGCAACTATTCCGAGGTCATGCGTTATAAGTATTATGGACATACCCATCTTATCTTGGATATCCTTCATAAGATCAAGTATCTGCGCCTGTACGGTAACATCAAGCGCTGTGGTAGGCTCATCAGCTATAAGAAGCGATGGATTACAAGACATTGCAAGAGCAATCATAACTCTTTGTCTCATACCGCCTGAAAATTCGTGCGGATATTGATTTACTCTCTTATCCGCCTGTGGTACTGCAACAAGCTCAAGCATTTCAATAGCCTTTTTATGCGCCTCTTCACTGCTCATCTTTTTATGACGTCTTAGCCCTTCAACTATCTGCTTACCTATTTTCATCGTAGGATTAAGCGAAGTCATCGGATCTTGAAATATCATAGCTATTTTATTTCCACGATATTCATTCATCTCTTTTTCAGATTTAGGTATTAAATTTTCACCTTCAAATAATATCTCTCCACCTTTATAAAGTACAGGCGGTTGTGGCAATAACTTCATTATAGAGCCTGCCGTTACGGATTTCCCACAACCTGACTCTCCAACTATAGCCAAGGTCTTACCCTTTTCAACATTAAAACTTATCCCTCTGACAGCTTCAACTTCTCCAAAAAAAGTCTGGAAGGACACCTGTAAATTTTTTACTTCTAATAAATTTGACATATAATCCTCCTACTTTCTAAGGCGTGGGTCAAGCGAATCTCTAAGACCGTCACCTAATACGTTAAATGAAAACATTATTAAAGATATGAATATCGCCGGAATTATAATCTGATAGTAATTACCTACCGCCATACCTGTAAGACCATCATTTACAAGAGTTCCAAGAGATGCTTTCGGCGCTTGCAAACCAAGACCCAAAAAGCCCAATGTAGCCTCTGAAAATATAGCTCTCGGCACTGTCAAGGTAACATCTACCAATATAGGTCCCATTGAATTGGGTATTATATGCTTTCTGAGTATATACCACTTTGATGCCCCTATAGATGTGGACGCAAGTGCATATTCACTTTGTTTTAATTGTAAAACTTGTCCTCTTACAAGTATCGCAAGAGGTGTCCAACTTGTAAAGCTGAGCGCAAATATTATTACAAAAAAACTGCTTCCTCCGGAAGATGAAAATACGACAGACAATAGTATTACTATTAGAAGATATGGTATAGAATATATTATCTCAGCAATTCTCATCATAAGCATATCCACTTTGCCGCCTGTTATACCTGCAAATCCTCCATATAATATACCTATTGTAAATGATATGAAAGCTGTCATAGCACCAATAAGCAAAGAATAGCCCGTACCATACCATATTCTTGTGAATATATCTCTACCAAGCGAATCCGTACCGAACCAAAATGAAGAATTCGGTTTTATATTCATATTAGCATAATCCTGATCAAAATAAGTGTAGCCTGATATATATCTTCCCACTATCGCCATTATGGCAAGTATTATTATCATACATAGTCCGAACATAGCAAGTTTATTCATTTTTAATCTTCTGAACACATCTGCCCAATACTTTATAGTAGGACGTGAAATTCTTTCGGCATTCATCTGAGTTCTGTCAATTTTTTGAAACATTTCTCTTGTAAAATTTTGTTCACTGTCATTCATATTTTTAGATACTTCTACCAAAATCATTCACCCCCATCCGCAAGTTTTATTCTCGGATCTATAATCATATATAAAACATCCACTATAAGTATCATAAATACCAATATAGAAGAATAAAATATCGTAGTACCCATTATCAAAGGATAATCCCTGTTATTTATAGACGTAACAAAAAACATACCCAATCCCGGAATACCGAATATCTTTTCTATTACGAAGCTACCTACAAGCAGGTTTGTAGCACTTGTTCCAAGCGAAGATATTATAGGCAATATAGCATTTCTGACAGCATGTTTGAAGATTACCACTTTATTAGCTATACCCTTTGAACGTGCTGTTTTTATATAATCCTGATTCAATACCTCAAGCATTGTAGAACGCATAAGTCTCGCCATATATGCAAGCGTCATCAAAGACAGCGCAAGAGAAGGTAATATTGTATGTTTAAAAGAACCCCAACCGCCTATCGGAAAACCCTTAAAATAAGTAGCTGTTATTTGAATAAACAATGCCCCCAACACGAAACTTGGCACAGATACCCCAATTATAGCAATCACAGTTGCTACATAATCCGCCGCTTTATTTTGATTTATAGCCGCAAATGTCCCAAGAAGCGGACCTAATATCAAAGAAATACATAGAGCTTGTAATCCTAATCTTGCAGACACAGGAAATCCTCTTTTTATCATCTGATTAACTGTTTCAACATCAGATTTCATAGAACGACCAAAATCAAATTTGGAAACATTTTTAAGATAGATTACATACTGCTCCGATAAAGGCTTATCCAAACCATATTGTTTTACAAGGTTCTCATACACTACCTTAGGCATCTTGCCACCTTCTTTTGAAAACGGATCTCCAGGTACTGCGTGCATGAGAAAAAATGTTATTGTTATTATGGCCCATATCGTCACAATAGCCATAGCAACACGTTTTAATATATATTTTCCCATTTTAAATAACCACCTAAAAGTTTTTAAACAAAAACATTAAAAATACTATCAAATTATAAAAAACAAATAATCTTAATAACATAATCCTATAAATTTTATGGATATTTGAGCCAAAAAGTTATATATGTATTAGTATCTTACATTATTGATGGTTTTCATATTTTCATAATACTTTTAATCATTTTTTGTCAATAATTCAATTAAAAAAACATTTTATTTTATTAAAGTAAAAGTAGGAGAAATACTCCTACTTTTACACAAAGAAAGTCTATTTTATATTATAAAATTCTACTTGTTTAAAGTAATTTCAGCATAAGTCAAGTTAGGATAGTTTATAGCTGTCTTATATATACCTTTAACATTCGGTTTTACAACATATGGATGAGTATAGAAATAAATAGGAACTATTGCAGCATCTTCAAGTATCATTCTTTCAGCCGCTTTCATGTTATCCATTCTCAATTTTTGATCCGTACTTGCTTGAGCTTCTTTTATAAGTTTATCATATTCAGGGTTGCTGTAGCTAACATAGTTGTTAGGCGCACCTGTAAGCCATAAATCCATAAATGTCATAGGATCAAGATAGTCTCCTATCCAACCTGATCTTGATATATCATATTCTTTGTTTGTTTCTCTATCTATTTTTACTTTGAATTCAGTATTTTCAAGATTTAAGTTAATACCAAGTTCTTTATTCCACATTTGTTGAATAGCTTCTGCTATTTTCTTGTGGTTTTCACTTGTATTGTAAAGTATTGTCAAATTAACATCTTCAGGCTTCATATTTTCTTCAGCAAGACCTTCAGCTAAAAGTTTCTTAGCTTCTTCAACATCTGTCTTTACCATATCTTTATTAGCTTCACTGAATTCTTTACCGTTCTCGTCATATAGCCCCAAAGGCACTATTGCAGTTGCAGGCACCTGTCCGCCTTTTGTTATGTTTTCAGTTATTACATTTCTATCCAATGCAAGAGATAAAGCTTTTCTAACTTTAACATTGTTTAAAGGTTTTATAGCCGGATTAAGATTGTAGTAGTATAAACCTACGTCTGCACCTACTACCAATTCAGGATTGTTTTCCTGTTTCATTTGAGCTGTAACTTCCAATGGAAGTTCAACTGTCATATTGTATTCACCTGCCACATATTTTTGATATACTGTACTTTGATCTTCAAGTATATCAAGATCTATACCGTCTATTTTAACATTTTCAGCGTCATAGAAGTTAGGATTTTTATCCAAAACTATCTTAGCATTATGTGTCCATTCTTTCAATATGAAAGGTCCGTTAGATACATATGTGCTTGGATCTTTTGCCCAATCAGGATTAGCTTCAACAACGGCTTTTTCAACAGGATATAATGTGTAAAACGCCATTAAACTGTCAAAATACGCTGTCGGTTGTTTTAAAGTCACTTCTAAAGTTTTATCGTCTAAAGCTTTTACTCCTACATCTTCTATCTTACCTTTGCCTTCGTTATACTCCTGTCCGCCTTTTACATAATACAATTGATATGCATAGTCTGATGCTATCGCCGGGTCAAGAACCCTCTTCCAAGCATATTCAAAGTCAGCTGCTGTAAGCGGATTACCGTCTGACCATTTTAATCCGTCTTTAAGTGTAATTGTATACACCAAACCGTCTTCTGATAGTTCTATTTTATCTGCAAGTGCATTTTCAACTTTACCTTCCGCTGTTACTTTTGTAAGTCCTGCGAATAAATGTTGTAGAGGGAATGATTCATGAGTTCCTCTTGCTTTTGCCGGATCAAGTGAACCCGGTTCAGCCATATTACTTGTTACAATTCTGTTTACTTGCGGTGTAGCTACATCTGTCGCAGCAGGAGCATTATCGCCTGTCTTTGTATCGTCTTTCTTCTCTCCTGAACCGCCACATGCTGTCAGTAACATAGTCACTATCAATGACATACTAAGAAATTTCAATCCTTTGCCTTTCAAAATAAACACCTCCAAATTTTATTAAATACTCAATACTTTGTAAAACTCATTTTCTGCACAATGCAAAATACAAACCAAATAGAATAAATTGAATCTAATATGGTTTCTAATATGCATATCTTATGTAAAAGTATTTTGTATAGTATCTCATTATATATTAATATTATAAAAAATGCAATAAATAAAAGTGATTTTTTTAAAACTCTTTACACAGAATTCTCAATATAATTACCATAATTGTCTTTATTTCGCAAACATAAGTGTGTTTAATTAATAATATTTTTTATTTTCTATTTGTGATATTTTTATTTATAATGTATAATCTAATTATCATGTTTTTCTTAAATTATTAAGAAAAATATGATTTTAGTACATAAAATATTTGCAATACCATTTTTATGTCACAAGCTGAAATATTAATAAAATTTTTTATCTAAGGAGATTTATTTATGAATATAAGGATAGTAGCAGACAGCGCTTGCGACCTTCCAAAAAACCTTGTTGAAGAAATGAATATAGATATAATGCCGGTTCCTATAACAGACGGTACAACTAATTACAAAGACGGAATAGATATAACACCTGATGTTATGTACAAAAATATGAAAGAAGGTATAATCTACAAAACTTCTCAAATTCCTCTTGCAGATTATATCGAAAAATATACTTATTATGCCGAAAATAACATACCTATGCTCAGTATAGTAATGTCATCCGGAATATCCTCATCATCAAAAACTTCTCAGATGGCAATAAACGTTGTAAAAGAATTATACCCTAATGCCCCGATATACTCTGTAGATTCCAAATGTTGTTCATTAGGACACGGTTTTGCCACATATATGCTGGCAAAATCCGCAAATGCCGGACATAATATAGACACACTTTTGGAATTGCTCAATTTTATACAAAACAATATGGTGTCCACAGCATCGCTTGATGATTTAAAATATGTGGCACGCGGAGGCAGACTTCCAAATGTTGTCGCAATGATTGCAAACACACTCAATATCAAGCCTTTTCTCAACGCAGATGACGGCAGTTTACATCTATCCGACAGAGTAAGAGGCGTTAAGAAAATGTATAAAAAATATATAGAAATACTAAAGGATAGAATAGAAACGACAGATTTGAAAAATTCTCAAATATGGCTCGAAAAATCGGATGACGAAGAAATGTTACTCACACTTAGAGATACAATCAAAGAAGATTTTGGGCTTACAAACGACAATTTCATCCTCGGCACAATAGGTCCTATAATAGGCGCGCATATAGGTCCCGGCTCAATGTGTATGTTTTTTATGAAAAACCCTATACCGGATATTTATTTTTAGCAAAACTGCAATTACAGACAACCATTAAATTAATTGACAAATTTGCTTATTTGATATGAAACAACATCTCCCCCGTAAGGGAATGAAATACAACAAAAAACCACTAACGATTAAGTTAATGGTTTTTTGTTGTACTAATATTTAATTTTTGAATATCATTTTTCTTATCAAGTCTATAGGTATTATTGTAAATGCCATAGCTATTACTACTATCCACTCTTGTGAGTTGAGCCCTGCCGTTCTTAACACGCTTCCTCCAAAATATGTGAGTACAACTTGTACTATGGCTATAAATGCCATTATTTTGATAAAACTTTGATTTAAGTGTATGTTGTCAAATAGGTTCATCTTTGATGTTCTTGCATTAAATGCGTTAAACACGTTGACAAATATAAACATTGTGAAAAATCCTGTCAAGAAATATATGTCTGTATTTTCTCCTGTTCCGTCTCTGAACATGTCTCTTATAGCAGGAGATTTTAGAAAAAATATTGACATTGCCGCTACATATAATCCTCCCACAGCTATTTCACTTTTCATATTGGAGCTTATTATATTTTCTCGTCTTGATTTCGGCTTTTCTTTCATATATCTTTCTAATGCCGGCTCTCCACCAAACGCCAATGCTGCCAATGTATCCATAACCAAGTTTACCCACAACATCTGTGTCATTGTAAGCGGTAATTCTACTCCTATAAACGGTCCTATAAATGCTATAAGAAGTGCCGCAACGTTGATTGTAAGCTGGAATACTATAAATTTTCTTATGCTGTGGAATATTGTTCTACCATATAGGATTGCCTTTGTGATTGAAAGGAAGTTGTCGTCCAATATCACTATATCTCCGGCTTCTTTTGCAACTTCTGTACCGCTACCCATAGCAAAACCTACGTCTGCTTTTTTAAGTGCCGGACTGTCATTTACTCCGTCACCTGTCATACCTACAACCAAATCCATCTCCTGTGCTATTTTTACAAGTCTTGATTTATCAGTAGGTAATGCTCTTGCAATTACTCTTATATTGGGAAGTATTTTCTTGATTTCATCATCTGACATAACATTCAAATCATCTGATGTTATCGCTATGTCGCTGTTGTTTTTGATAAGTCCTGCATCTTTTGCTATTGCCTGCGCTGTTTCTTTTCTGTCGCCTGTTATCATTACTACTTGTATTCCTGCGTCCATAGCCTCTTTTATAGCGTATACGGACTC containing:
- a CDS encoding heavy metal translocating P-type ATPase, yielding MKFTTVYDKGGRMRVRYGEYAFDRYSSYGVSDYLKTFDFVDDVRISTSNGSVLINYDCKYKPKLLEILSSLNKEKISRLAYPVDEELEKLNKNFKSKVTTLIARKFFMPILIPAPFSRFVTILRALKFVSKGVKSLLDGDINVDVLDATSITASIVTNDYATANSIMFLLNVSQLLEDYTMRSASLQLAKSLEINVDHVWVVEDGNEVKKPMSQVKCGDVVVARTGLMIPVDGVIVSGEAMINESSMTGESLAVRKYDGLSVYAGSVIEEGNINIKVTAIDNQTRISKIIDLIDRSQDLKANVQSNAQKLADSIVPFSLISFAGVYALTGNITRAMAVLMVDYSCAIKLSTPITVISAMKEASVNNIVVKGGKFLEEYANANTIVFDKTGTLTNASPHLAKIVPFYDYSESEVLKIAACLEEHFPHSVARAIVKEAADRNIIHEETHAEVEYIVAHGISSKLNGQRALIGSRHFIEDDENIKLTDDQLKVLMTECKEYSTLFLALGDRIIGIFCIDDPPRDEAVDVIRRLKENGFDNVIMITGDSDIVAKSVCKKLGIDSCYSQVLPDEKYKIIESIKESGKKVVMVGDGINDSPALSAANVSIAMKDSSDIAREVADITLLSSDLNDLITLRVLSKNLFERIHSNYNFIVGFNTSLIALGIAGVLTPATTALFHNVSTMAVCAASMRKLLNTKEKD
- a CDS encoding cupin domain-containing protein, whose product is MDKYIKNFPFDTVVNLAGQVEVREGEIASKTLAQNNSVSVTLFAFDKGEEISTHESDGDAMVIALEGKGMCIVDGKEHILNAGDSLIMPSRKPHSVHAVEQFKMMLVVIFPNER
- a CDS encoding ECF transporter S component — translated: MENQSLSRSRKNLKTATMVKVSLLGAISFVFMALEFTIPIFPAFLKFDISDIPSLIAGFALGPIAGVIVQFIKNIMNVAIMGTTTGGVGELSNFVIGSSFVATAALIYKHHKGIKSAIIACICGTLVMTILGVFSNYFVMLPLYSKFIPMDKIVQMGSVVNPAIKDTFTLVLYGIAPFNIFKGLSISFLTMLIYKKISILLKR
- a CDS encoding ABC transporter ATP-binding protein, coding for MEKLISVKNLKKYFKVSAGTLKAVDDVSFDIYDGETFGLVGESGCGKSTCGRTLLRLYEPTGGEVFFNGENICGLSRDKMTVIRKSMQMIFQDPYASLDPRMPVEDIVAEPLDVHGICKNATERHEKVVELLKLVGLGEEHASRFPHEFSGGQRQRVGIARALALNPKFIVCDEPISALDVSIQAQVVNLLKELQNKLGLTYLFIAHDLSMVRYISDRVGVMYLGKMVEIAESNELYDNPIHPYTSALLSAIPIPDPDVQKSRKRIVLEGDVPSPINPKPCCRLKDRCAYAIDICSKEEPVMQEIKEKHFVACHRAKEFVK
- a CDS encoding ABC transporter ATP-binding protein codes for the protein MSNLLEVKNLQVSFQTFFGEVEAVRGISFNVEKGKTLAIVGESGCGKSVTAGSIMKLLPQPPVLYKGGEILFEGENLIPKSEKEMNEYRGNKIAMIFQDPMTSLNPTMKIGKQIVEGLRRHKKMSSEEAHKKAIEMLELVAVPQADKRVNQYPHEFSGGMRQRVMIALAMSCNPSLLIADEPTTALDVTVQAQILDLMKDIQDKMGMSIILITHDLGIVADKADDVVVMYAGQIVEQGKTNDIFYNPKHPYTKNLLASVPRPDMKKDEPLYSIQGTPPDLYKPPMGCGFFDRCNEAMIVCENNMPVFSNHGNEHFSRCFLNHKLANKEV
- a CDS encoding ABC transporter permease; this translates as MILVEVSKNMNDSEQNFTREMFQKIDRTQMNAERISRPTIKYWADVFRRLKMNKLAMFGLCMIIILAIMAIVGRYISGYTYFDQDYANMNIKPNSSFWFGTDSLGRDIFTRIWYGTGYSLLIGAMTAFISFTIGILYGGFAGITGGKVDMLMMRIAEIIYSIPYLLIVILLSVVFSSSGGSSFFVIIFALSFTSWTPLAILVRGQVLQLKQSEYALASTSIGASKWYILRKHIIPNSMGPILVDVTLTVPRAIFSEATLGFLGLGLQAPKASLGTLVNDGLTGMAVGNYYQIIIPAIFISLIMFSFNVLGDGLRDSLDPRLRK
- a CDS encoding ABC transporter permease, with amino-acid sequence MGKYILKRVAMAIVTIWAIITITFFLMHAVPGDPFSKEGGKMPKVVYENLVKQYGLDKPLSEQYVIYLKNVSKFDFGRSMKSDVETVNQMIKRGFPVSARLGLQALCISLILGPLLGTFAAINQNKAADYVATVIAIIGVSVPSFVLGALFIQITATYFKGFPIGGWGSFKHTILPSLALSLMTLAYMARLMRSTMLEVLNQDYIKTARSKGIANKVVIFKHAVRNAILPIISSLGTSATNLLVGSFVIEKIFGIPGLGMFFVTSINNRDYPLIMGTTIFYSSILVFMILIVDVLYMIIDPRIKLADGGE